The following proteins are co-located in the Triticum aestivum cultivar Chinese Spring chromosome 1A, IWGSC CS RefSeq v2.1, whole genome shotgun sequence genome:
- the LOC123054046 gene encoding uncharacterized protein isoform X7 yields MMGSSGSGNGSRHLDPGRVHELVMRRKPYDLLHYLNSIPGASEDPHCRQIKYVAETLLLLMRRGLVPGDKTLIVDWARNAWLNATQSRLFSSQMVGGGPSNFTSDAGYNMHPHNSSSYSGRMLTNEPGSNDFRHAAMHNQLSASNPRNHTATFPPQQANSTDVMLDGTPAFNSGTHASAYVPLRNNSKLGHDMHPHNSSSYSGRMSTNEPGLRDTATHNQLSASYSRNHTATFPQLQLNSNDGHKMHPQNSNSNSGRMLTNKPGLRDTATHNQLSASYSQNHTATFPQLQLNSNDVILDETSTFNPGTHASEYVPSRGYYTLGHNMHPHNSSSYSERMLTNEPCSNEVRDAAMHNQLSASNSRNYTATFPPVQANSNDVPLDETSAFNSGTHASAYVPLRDNPTLAQAFNELLDNIFSPQKHGTGTVGPLWPCHPGSEQKRKVLPTVDIKGKRPASMKVTTLRLNVASLVAEDGINSAAGVLIRNGSTAQFVGASCFSPILRREPALLLAAACCKGIKIALSYQPASITLESHLLPLLNPLYASSDQPPDVVQLKEFLSQGYPHFVVRDIPEESNRAACELALNVLHLRESYMFFNDPPEWLVPYLDQ; encoded by the exons ATGATGGGCTCCTCGGGCTCCGGCAATGGCTCCCGCCACCTCGACCCGGGCCGCGTCCACGAGCTCGTCATGCGCCGCAAGCCGTACGACCTCCTCCACTACCTGAATTCCATACCCGGGGCGTCCGAGGACCCGCACTGCCGCCAGATCAAATACGTCGCGGAGACTCTCCTGCTGCTCATGCGAAG AGGTTTGGTTCCCGGAGACAAGACGCTGATCGTGGATTGGGCCCGAAACGCATGGCTGAACGCGACCCAAAGCAG ACTTTTTTCATCCCAGATGGTTGGTGGTGGTCCATCCAATTTTACTTCAGATGCAG GTTATAATATGCATCCACACAATTCAAGTTCATATTCTGGAAGGATGTTGACCAATGAACCTGGCAGTAATG ACTTCAGACATGCTGCAATGCATAATCAATTATCTGCTTCTAACCCAAGGAATCATACTGCAACATTTCCTCCACAGCAAGCAAACTCAACTGATG TGATGCTTGATGGAACCCCTGCTTTTAACTCCGGAACTCATGCTTCAGCATATGTTCCATTGCGGAATAATTCTAAGCTTG GTCATGATATGCACCCACACAATTCAAGTTCATATTCTGGAAGGATGTCGACCAACGAACCTG GGCTCAGAGATACTGCAACGCATAATCAATTATCTGCTTCTTACTCACGGAATCATACTGCAACATTTCCTCAACTGCAATTAAACTCGAATGATG GTCATAAGATGCACccacaaaattcaaattcaaattctggAAGGATGTTGACTAACAAACCTG GGCTCAGAGATACTGCAACGCATAATCAATTATCTGCTTCTTACTCACAGAATCATACTGCAACATTTCCTCAACTGCAATTAAACTCGAATGATG TGATTCTTGATGAAACATCTACCTTTAACCCTGGAACTCATGCTTCAGAATATGTTCCATCACGAGGTTATTATACACTTG GTCATAATATGCACCCACACAATTCAAGTTCATATTCTGAAAGGATGTTGACCAACGAACCTTGTAGTAATG AGGTCAGAGATGCTGCAATGCATAATCAGTTATCTGCTTCTAACTCAAGGAATTATACTGCAACTTTTCCTCCAGTGCAGGCAAACTCGAATGATG TGCCGCTTGATGAAACATCTGCTTTTAACTCCGGAACTCATGCTTCAGCATATGTTCCATTGCGGGATAATCCTACACTTG CACAAGCATTCAATGAACTCTTGGATAATATTTTTTCGCCACAAAAGCATGGTACAGGGACGGTCGGACCACTATGGCCGTGCCACCCTGGGTCAGAGCAGAAAAGAAAAG TGCTGCCCACAGTAGatatcaaaggaaagagacctgcATCGATGAAGGTGACGACGCTGAGGTTGAACGTTGCTTCTTTGGTTGCAGAGGATGGAATTAATAGTGCTGCAGGGGTGTTGATTAGGAATGGCAGCACGGCACAATTCGTCGGTGCATCATGCTTTAGTCCGATACTACGCAGGGAGCCAGCTCTTCTGCTTGCAGCTGCTTGTTGCAAAGGGATCAAAATCGCTCTGTCCTATCAACCAGCTAGTATCACGCTGGAGTCCCATCTGCTCCCTCTGCTCAACCCGCTATACGCCTCTTCGGATCAACCGCCAGATGTAGTGCAGCTGAAAGAATTCCTGAGCCAGGGATACCCACATTTCGTAGTCCGGGACATTCCAGAAGAATCCAATCGTGCTGCTTGTGAGTTGGCTCTCAATGTTTTGCACCTACGGGAGTCCTATATGTTCTTCAATGATCCGCCAGAATGGCTTGTCCCTTACCTAGATCAGTGA
- the LOC123054046 gene encoding uncharacterized protein isoform X2 codes for MMGSSGSGNGSRHLDPGRVHELVMRRKPYDLLHYLNSIPGASEDPHCRQIKYVAETLLLLMRRGLVPGDKTLIVDWARNAWLNATQSRLFSSQMVGGGPSNFTSDAGYNMHPHNSSSYSGRMLTNEPGSNDFRHAAMHNQLSASNPRNHTATFPPQQANSTDVMLDGTPAFNSGTHASAYVPLRNNSKLGHDMHPHNSSSYSGRMSTNEPGLRDTATHNQLSASYSRNHTATFPQLQLNSNDVMLDETFAFNPGTHASAYVPSGGYYTLGHKMHPQNSNSNSGRMLTNKPGLRDTATHNQLSASYSQNHTATFPQLQLNSNDVILDETSTFNPGTHASEYVPSRGYYTLGHNMHPHNSSSYSERMLTNEPCSNEVRDAAMHNQLSASNSRNYTATFPPVQANSNDVPLDETSAFNSGTHASAYVPLRDNPTLAQAFNELLDNIFSPQKHGTGTVGPLWPCHPGSEQKRKVLPTVDIKGKRPASMKVTTLRLNVASLVAEDGINSAAGVLIRNGSTAQFVGASCFSPILRREPALLLAAACCKGIKIALSYQPASITLESHLLPLLNPLYASSDQPPDVVQLKEFLSQGYPHFVVRDIPEESNRAACELALNVLHLRESYMFFNDPPEWLVPYLDQ; via the exons ATGATGGGCTCCTCGGGCTCCGGCAATGGCTCCCGCCACCTCGACCCGGGCCGCGTCCACGAGCTCGTCATGCGCCGCAAGCCGTACGACCTCCTCCACTACCTGAATTCCATACCCGGGGCGTCCGAGGACCCGCACTGCCGCCAGATCAAATACGTCGCGGAGACTCTCCTGCTGCTCATGCGAAG AGGTTTGGTTCCCGGAGACAAGACGCTGATCGTGGATTGGGCCCGAAACGCATGGCTGAACGCGACCCAAAGCAG ACTTTTTTCATCCCAGATGGTTGGTGGTGGTCCATCCAATTTTACTTCAGATGCAG GTTATAATATGCATCCACACAATTCAAGTTCATATTCTGGAAGGATGTTGACCAATGAACCTGGCAGTAATG ACTTCAGACATGCTGCAATGCATAATCAATTATCTGCTTCTAACCCAAGGAATCATACTGCAACATTTCCTCCACAGCAAGCAAACTCAACTGATG TGATGCTTGATGGAACCCCTGCTTTTAACTCCGGAACTCATGCTTCAGCATATGTTCCATTGCGGAATAATTCTAAGCTTG GTCATGATATGCACCCACACAATTCAAGTTCATATTCTGGAAGGATGTCGACCAACGAACCTG GGCTCAGAGATACTGCAACGCATAATCAATTATCTGCTTCTTACTCACGGAATCATACTGCAACATTTCCTCAACTGCAATTAAACTCGAATGATG TGATGCTTGATGAAACATTTGCCTTTAACCCTGGAACTCATGCTTCAGCATATGTTCCATCAGGGGGTTATTACACACTTG GTCATAAGATGCACccacaaaattcaaattcaaattctggAAGGATGTTGACTAACAAACCTG GGCTCAGAGATACTGCAACGCATAATCAATTATCTGCTTCTTACTCACAGAATCATACTGCAACATTTCCTCAACTGCAATTAAACTCGAATGATG TGATTCTTGATGAAACATCTACCTTTAACCCTGGAACTCATGCTTCAGAATATGTTCCATCACGAGGTTATTATACACTTG GTCATAATATGCACCCACACAATTCAAGTTCATATTCTGAAAGGATGTTGACCAACGAACCTTGTAGTAATG AGGTCAGAGATGCTGCAATGCATAATCAGTTATCTGCTTCTAACTCAAGGAATTATACTGCAACTTTTCCTCCAGTGCAGGCAAACTCGAATGATG TGCCGCTTGATGAAACATCTGCTTTTAACTCCGGAACTCATGCTTCAGCATATGTTCCATTGCGGGATAATCCTACACTTG CACAAGCATTCAATGAACTCTTGGATAATATTTTTTCGCCACAAAAGCATGGTACAGGGACGGTCGGACCACTATGGCCGTGCCACCCTGGGTCAGAGCAGAAAAGAAAAG TGCTGCCCACAGTAGatatcaaaggaaagagacctgcATCGATGAAGGTGACGACGCTGAGGTTGAACGTTGCTTCTTTGGTTGCAGAGGATGGAATTAATAGTGCTGCAGGGGTGTTGATTAGGAATGGCAGCACGGCACAATTCGTCGGTGCATCATGCTTTAGTCCGATACTACGCAGGGAGCCAGCTCTTCTGCTTGCAGCTGCTTGTTGCAAAGGGATCAAAATCGCTCTGTCCTATCAACCAGCTAGTATCACGCTGGAGTCCCATCTGCTCCCTCTGCTCAACCCGCTATACGCCTCTTCGGATCAACCGCCAGATGTAGTGCAGCTGAAAGAATTCCTGAGCCAGGGATACCCACATTTCGTAGTCCGGGACATTCCAGAAGAATCCAATCGTGCTGCTTGTGAGTTGGCTCTCAATGTTTTGCACCTACGGGAGTCCTATATGTTCTTCAATGATCCGCCAGAATGGCTTGTCCCTTACCTAGATCAGTGA
- the LOC123054046 gene encoding uncharacterized protein isoform X12, whose translation MHPHNSSSYSGRMLTNEPGSNDFRHAAMHNQLSASNPRNHTATFPPQQANSTDGHDMHPHNSSSYSGRMSTNEPGLRDTATHNQLSASYSRNHTATFPQLQLNSNDVMLDETFAFNPGTHASAYVPSGGYYTLGHKMHPQNSNSNSGRMLTNKPGSNGLRDTATHNQLSASYSQNHTATFPQLQLNSNDVILDETSTFNPGTHASEYVPSRGYYTLGHNMHPHNSSSYSERMLTNEPCSNEVRDAAMHNQLSASNSRNYTATFPPVQANSNDVPLDETSAFNSGTHASAYVPLRDNPTLAQAFNELLDNIFSPQKHGTGTVGPLWPCHPGSEQKRKVLPTVDIKGKRPASMKVTTLRLNVASLVAEDGINSAAGVLIRNGSTAQFVGASCFSPILRREPALLLAAACCKGIKIALSYQPASITLESHLLPLLNPLYASSDQPPDVVQLKEFLSQGYPHFVVRDIPEESNRAACELALNVLHLRESYMFFNDPPEWLVPYLDQ comes from the exons ATGCATCCACACAATTCAAGTTCATATTCTGGAAGGATGTTGACCAATGAACCTGGCAGTAATG ACTTCAGACATGCTGCAATGCATAATCAATTATCTGCTTCTAACCCAAGGAATCATACTGCAACATTTCCTCCACAGCAAGCAAACTCAACTGATG GTCATGATATGCACCCACACAATTCAAGTTCATATTCTGGAAGGATGTCGACCAACGAACCTG GGCTCAGAGATACTGCAACGCATAATCAATTATCTGCTTCTTACTCACGGAATCATACTGCAACATTTCCTCAACTGCAATTAAACTCGAATGATG TGATGCTTGATGAAACATTTGCCTTTAACCCTGGAACTCATGCTTCAGCATATGTTCCATCAGGGGGTTATTACACACTTG GTCATAAGATGCACccacaaaattcaaattcaaattctggAAGGATGTTGACTAACAAACCTGGTAGTAATG GGCTCAGAGATACTGCAACGCATAATCAATTATCTGCTTCTTACTCACAGAATCATACTGCAACATTTCCTCAACTGCAATTAAACTCGAATGATG TGATTCTTGATGAAACATCTACCTTTAACCCTGGAACTCATGCTTCAGAATATGTTCCATCACGAGGTTATTATACACTTG GTCATAATATGCACCCACACAATTCAAGTTCATATTCTGAAAGGATGTTGACCAACGAACCTTGTAGTAATG AGGTCAGAGATGCTGCAATGCATAATCAGTTATCTGCTTCTAACTCAAGGAATTATACTGCAACTTTTCCTCCAGTGCAGGCAAACTCGAATGATG TGCCGCTTGATGAAACATCTGCTTTTAACTCCGGAACTCATGCTTCAGCATATGTTCCATTGCGGGATAATCCTACACTTG CACAAGCATTCAATGAACTCTTGGATAATATTTTTTCGCCACAAAAGCATGGTACAGGGACGGTCGGACCACTATGGCCGTGCCACCCTGGGTCAGAGCAGAAAAGAAAAG TGCTGCCCACAGTAGatatcaaaggaaagagacctgcATCGATGAAGGTGACGACGCTGAGGTTGAACGTTGCTTCTTTGGTTGCAGAGGATGGAATTAATAGTGCTGCAGGGGTGTTGATTAGGAATGGCAGCACGGCACAATTCGTCGGTGCATCATGCTTTAGTCCGATACTACGCAGGGAGCCAGCTCTTCTGCTTGCAGCTGCTTGTTGCAAAGGGATCAAAATCGCTCTGTCCTATCAACCAGCTAGTATCACGCTGGAGTCCCATCTGCTCCCTCTGCTCAACCCGCTATACGCCTCTTCGGATCAACCGCCAGATGTAGTGCAGCTGAAAGAATTCCTGAGCCAGGGATACCCACATTTCGTAGTCCGGGACATTCCAGAAGAATCCAATCGTGCTGCTTGTGAGTTGGCTCTCAATGTTTTGCACCTACGGGAGTCCTATATGTTCTTCAATGATCCGCCAGAATGGCTTGTCCCTTACCTAGATCAGTGA
- the LOC123054046 gene encoding uncharacterized protein isoform X5, with the protein MMGSSGSGNGSRHLDPGRVHELVMRRKPYDLLHYLNSIPGASEDPHCRQIKYVAETLLLLMRRGLVPGDKTLIVDWARNAWLNATQSRLFSSQMVGGGPSNFTSDAGYNMHPHNSSSYSGRMLTNEPGSNDFRHAAMHNQLSASNPRNHTATFPPQQANSTDVMLDGTPAFNSGTHASAYVPLRNNSKLGHDMHPHNSSSYSGRMSTNEPGLRDTATHNQLSASYSRNHTATFPQLQLNSNDVMLDETFAFNPGTHASAYVPSGGYYTLGHKMHPQNSNSNSGRMLTNKPGSNGLRDTATHNQLSASYSQNHTATFPQLQLNSNDGHNMHPHNSSSYSERMLTNEPCSNEVRDAAMHNQLSASNSRNYTATFPPVQANSNDVPLDETSAFNSGTHASAYVPLRDNPTLAQAFNELLDNIFSPQKHGTGTVGPLWPCHPGSEQKRKVLPTVDIKGKRPASMKVTTLRLNVASLVAEDGINSAAGVLIRNGSTAQFVGASCFSPILRREPALLLAAACCKGIKIALSYQPASITLESHLLPLLNPLYASSDQPPDVVQLKEFLSQGYPHFVVRDIPEESNRAACELALNVLHLRESYMFFNDPPEWLVPYLDQ; encoded by the exons ATGATGGGCTCCTCGGGCTCCGGCAATGGCTCCCGCCACCTCGACCCGGGCCGCGTCCACGAGCTCGTCATGCGCCGCAAGCCGTACGACCTCCTCCACTACCTGAATTCCATACCCGGGGCGTCCGAGGACCCGCACTGCCGCCAGATCAAATACGTCGCGGAGACTCTCCTGCTGCTCATGCGAAG AGGTTTGGTTCCCGGAGACAAGACGCTGATCGTGGATTGGGCCCGAAACGCATGGCTGAACGCGACCCAAAGCAG ACTTTTTTCATCCCAGATGGTTGGTGGTGGTCCATCCAATTTTACTTCAGATGCAG GTTATAATATGCATCCACACAATTCAAGTTCATATTCTGGAAGGATGTTGACCAATGAACCTGGCAGTAATG ACTTCAGACATGCTGCAATGCATAATCAATTATCTGCTTCTAACCCAAGGAATCATACTGCAACATTTCCTCCACAGCAAGCAAACTCAACTGATG TGATGCTTGATGGAACCCCTGCTTTTAACTCCGGAACTCATGCTTCAGCATATGTTCCATTGCGGAATAATTCTAAGCTTG GTCATGATATGCACCCACACAATTCAAGTTCATATTCTGGAAGGATGTCGACCAACGAACCTG GGCTCAGAGATACTGCAACGCATAATCAATTATCTGCTTCTTACTCACGGAATCATACTGCAACATTTCCTCAACTGCAATTAAACTCGAATGATG TGATGCTTGATGAAACATTTGCCTTTAACCCTGGAACTCATGCTTCAGCATATGTTCCATCAGGGGGTTATTACACACTTG GTCATAAGATGCACccacaaaattcaaattcaaattctggAAGGATGTTGACTAACAAACCTGGTAGTAATG GGCTCAGAGATACTGCAACGCATAATCAATTATCTGCTTCTTACTCACAGAATCATACTGCAACATTTCCTCAACTGCAATTAAACTCGAATGATG GTCATAATATGCACCCACACAATTCAAGTTCATATTCTGAAAGGATGTTGACCAACGAACCTTGTAGTAATG AGGTCAGAGATGCTGCAATGCATAATCAGTTATCTGCTTCTAACTCAAGGAATTATACTGCAACTTTTCCTCCAGTGCAGGCAAACTCGAATGATG TGCCGCTTGATGAAACATCTGCTTTTAACTCCGGAACTCATGCTTCAGCATATGTTCCATTGCGGGATAATCCTACACTTG CACAAGCATTCAATGAACTCTTGGATAATATTTTTTCGCCACAAAAGCATGGTACAGGGACGGTCGGACCACTATGGCCGTGCCACCCTGGGTCAGAGCAGAAAAGAAAAG TGCTGCCCACAGTAGatatcaaaggaaagagacctgcATCGATGAAGGTGACGACGCTGAGGTTGAACGTTGCTTCTTTGGTTGCAGAGGATGGAATTAATAGTGCTGCAGGGGTGTTGATTAGGAATGGCAGCACGGCACAATTCGTCGGTGCATCATGCTTTAGTCCGATACTACGCAGGGAGCCAGCTCTTCTGCTTGCAGCTGCTTGTTGCAAAGGGATCAAAATCGCTCTGTCCTATCAACCAGCTAGTATCACGCTGGAGTCCCATCTGCTCCCTCTGCTCAACCCGCTATACGCCTCTTCGGATCAACCGCCAGATGTAGTGCAGCTGAAAGAATTCCTGAGCCAGGGATACCCACATTTCGTAGTCCGGGACATTCCAGAAGAATCCAATCGTGCTGCTTGTGAGTTGGCTCTCAATGTTTTGCACCTACGGGAGTCCTATATGTTCTTCAATGATCCGCCAGAATGGCTTGTCCCTTACCTAGATCAGTGA
- the LOC123054046 gene encoding uncharacterized protein isoform X6: MMGSSGSGNGSRHLDPGRVHELVMRRKPYDLLHYLNSIPGASEDPHCRQIKYVAETLLLLMRRGLVPGDKTLIVDWARNAWLNATQSRLFSSQMVGGGPSNFTSDAGYNMHPHNSSSYSGRMLTNEPGSNDFRHAAMHNQLSASNPRNHTATFPPQQANSTDVMLDGTPAFNSGTHASAYVPLRNNSKLGHDMHPHNSSSYSGRMSTNEPGLRDTATHNQLSASYSRNHTATFPQLQLNSNDGHKMHPQNSNSNSGRMLTNKPGSNGLRDTATHNQLSASYSQNHTATFPQLQLNSNDVILDETSTFNPGTHASEYVPSRGYYTLGHNMHPHNSSSYSERMLTNEPCSNEVRDAAMHNQLSASNSRNYTATFPPVQANSNDVPLDETSAFNSGTHASAYVPLRDNPTLAQAFNELLDNIFSPQKHGTGTVGPLWPCHPGSEQKRKVLPTVDIKGKRPASMKVTTLRLNVASLVAEDGINSAAGVLIRNGSTAQFVGASCFSPILRREPALLLAAACCKGIKIALSYQPASITLESHLLPLLNPLYASSDQPPDVVQLKEFLSQGYPHFVVRDIPEESNRAACELALNVLHLRESYMFFNDPPEWLVPYLDQ, from the exons ATGATGGGCTCCTCGGGCTCCGGCAATGGCTCCCGCCACCTCGACCCGGGCCGCGTCCACGAGCTCGTCATGCGCCGCAAGCCGTACGACCTCCTCCACTACCTGAATTCCATACCCGGGGCGTCCGAGGACCCGCACTGCCGCCAGATCAAATACGTCGCGGAGACTCTCCTGCTGCTCATGCGAAG AGGTTTGGTTCCCGGAGACAAGACGCTGATCGTGGATTGGGCCCGAAACGCATGGCTGAACGCGACCCAAAGCAG ACTTTTTTCATCCCAGATGGTTGGTGGTGGTCCATCCAATTTTACTTCAGATGCAG GTTATAATATGCATCCACACAATTCAAGTTCATATTCTGGAAGGATGTTGACCAATGAACCTGGCAGTAATG ACTTCAGACATGCTGCAATGCATAATCAATTATCTGCTTCTAACCCAAGGAATCATACTGCAACATTTCCTCCACAGCAAGCAAACTCAACTGATG TGATGCTTGATGGAACCCCTGCTTTTAACTCCGGAACTCATGCTTCAGCATATGTTCCATTGCGGAATAATTCTAAGCTTG GTCATGATATGCACCCACACAATTCAAGTTCATATTCTGGAAGGATGTCGACCAACGAACCTG GGCTCAGAGATACTGCAACGCATAATCAATTATCTGCTTCTTACTCACGGAATCATACTGCAACATTTCCTCAACTGCAATTAAACTCGAATGATG GTCATAAGATGCACccacaaaattcaaattcaaattctggAAGGATGTTGACTAACAAACCTGGTAGTAATG GGCTCAGAGATACTGCAACGCATAATCAATTATCTGCTTCTTACTCACAGAATCATACTGCAACATTTCCTCAACTGCAATTAAACTCGAATGATG TGATTCTTGATGAAACATCTACCTTTAACCCTGGAACTCATGCTTCAGAATATGTTCCATCACGAGGTTATTATACACTTG GTCATAATATGCACCCACACAATTCAAGTTCATATTCTGAAAGGATGTTGACCAACGAACCTTGTAGTAATG AGGTCAGAGATGCTGCAATGCATAATCAGTTATCTGCTTCTAACTCAAGGAATTATACTGCAACTTTTCCTCCAGTGCAGGCAAACTCGAATGATG TGCCGCTTGATGAAACATCTGCTTTTAACTCCGGAACTCATGCTTCAGCATATGTTCCATTGCGGGATAATCCTACACTTG CACAAGCATTCAATGAACTCTTGGATAATATTTTTTCGCCACAAAAGCATGGTACAGGGACGGTCGGACCACTATGGCCGTGCCACCCTGGGTCAGAGCAGAAAAGAAAAG TGCTGCCCACAGTAGatatcaaaggaaagagacctgcATCGATGAAGGTGACGACGCTGAGGTTGAACGTTGCTTCTTTGGTTGCAGAGGATGGAATTAATAGTGCTGCAGGGGTGTTGATTAGGAATGGCAGCACGGCACAATTCGTCGGTGCATCATGCTTTAGTCCGATACTACGCAGGGAGCCAGCTCTTCTGCTTGCAGCTGCTTGTTGCAAAGGGATCAAAATCGCTCTGTCCTATCAACCAGCTAGTATCACGCTGGAGTCCCATCTGCTCCCTCTGCTCAACCCGCTATACGCCTCTTCGGATCAACCGCCAGATGTAGTGCAGCTGAAAGAATTCCTGAGCCAGGGATACCCACATTTCGTAGTCCGGGACATTCCAGAAGAATCCAATCGTGCTGCTTGTGAGTTGGCTCTCAATGTTTTGCACCTACGGGAGTCCTATATGTTCTTCAATGATCCGCCAGAATGGCTTGTCCCTTACCTAGATCAGTGA
- the LOC123054046 gene encoding uncharacterized protein isoform X8: MMGSSGSGNGSRHLDPGRVHELVMRRKPYDLLHYLNSIPGASEDPHCRQIKYVAETLLLLMRRGLVPGDKTLIVDWARNAWLNATQSRLFSSQMVGGGPSNFTSDAGYNMHPHNSSSYSGRMLTNEPGSNDFRHAAMHNQLSASNPRNHTATFPPQQANSTDVMLDGTPAFNSGTHASAYVPLRNNSKLGHDMHPHNSSSYSGRMSTNEPGLRDTATHNQLSASYSRNHTATFPQLQLNSNDVMLDETFAFNPGTHASAYVPSGGYYTLGHKMHPQNSNSNSGRMLTNKPGLRDTATHNQLSASYSQNHTATFPQLQLNSNDGHNMHPHNSSSYSERMLTNEPCSNEVRDAAMHNQLSASNSRNYTATFPPVQANSNDVPLDETSAFNSGTHASAYVPLRDNPTLAQAFNELLDNIFSPQKHGTGTVGPLWPCHPGSEQKRKVLPTVDIKGKRPASMKVTTLRLNVASLVAEDGINSAAGVLIRNGSTAQFVGASCFSPILRREPALLLAAACCKGIKIALSYQPASITLESHLLPLLNPLYASSDQPPDVVQLKEFLSQGYPHFVVRDIPEESNRAACELALNVLHLRESYMFFNDPPEWLVPYLDQ, from the exons ATGATGGGCTCCTCGGGCTCCGGCAATGGCTCCCGCCACCTCGACCCGGGCCGCGTCCACGAGCTCGTCATGCGCCGCAAGCCGTACGACCTCCTCCACTACCTGAATTCCATACCCGGGGCGTCCGAGGACCCGCACTGCCGCCAGATCAAATACGTCGCGGAGACTCTCCTGCTGCTCATGCGAAG AGGTTTGGTTCCCGGAGACAAGACGCTGATCGTGGATTGGGCCCGAAACGCATGGCTGAACGCGACCCAAAGCAG ACTTTTTTCATCCCAGATGGTTGGTGGTGGTCCATCCAATTTTACTTCAGATGCAG GTTATAATATGCATCCACACAATTCAAGTTCATATTCTGGAAGGATGTTGACCAATGAACCTGGCAGTAATG ACTTCAGACATGCTGCAATGCATAATCAATTATCTGCTTCTAACCCAAGGAATCATACTGCAACATTTCCTCCACAGCAAGCAAACTCAACTGATG TGATGCTTGATGGAACCCCTGCTTTTAACTCCGGAACTCATGCTTCAGCATATGTTCCATTGCGGAATAATTCTAAGCTTG GTCATGATATGCACCCACACAATTCAAGTTCATATTCTGGAAGGATGTCGACCAACGAACCTG GGCTCAGAGATACTGCAACGCATAATCAATTATCTGCTTCTTACTCACGGAATCATACTGCAACATTTCCTCAACTGCAATTAAACTCGAATGATG TGATGCTTGATGAAACATTTGCCTTTAACCCTGGAACTCATGCTTCAGCATATGTTCCATCAGGGGGTTATTACACACTTG GTCATAAGATGCACccacaaaattcaaattcaaattctggAAGGATGTTGACTAACAAACCTG GGCTCAGAGATACTGCAACGCATAATCAATTATCTGCTTCTTACTCACAGAATCATACTGCAACATTTCCTCAACTGCAATTAAACTCGAATGATG GTCATAATATGCACCCACACAATTCAAGTTCATATTCTGAAAGGATGTTGACCAACGAACCTTGTAGTAATG AGGTCAGAGATGCTGCAATGCATAATCAGTTATCTGCTTCTAACTCAAGGAATTATACTGCAACTTTTCCTCCAGTGCAGGCAAACTCGAATGATG TGCCGCTTGATGAAACATCTGCTTTTAACTCCGGAACTCATGCTTCAGCATATGTTCCATTGCGGGATAATCCTACACTTG CACAAGCATTCAATGAACTCTTGGATAATATTTTTTCGCCACAAAAGCATGGTACAGGGACGGTCGGACCACTATGGCCGTGCCACCCTGGGTCAGAGCAGAAAAGAAAAG TGCTGCCCACAGTAGatatcaaaggaaagagacctgcATCGATGAAGGTGACGACGCTGAGGTTGAACGTTGCTTCTTTGGTTGCAGAGGATGGAATTAATAGTGCTGCAGGGGTGTTGATTAGGAATGGCAGCACGGCACAATTCGTCGGTGCATCATGCTTTAGTCCGATACTACGCAGGGAGCCAGCTCTTCTGCTTGCAGCTGCTTGTTGCAAAGGGATCAAAATCGCTCTGTCCTATCAACCAGCTAGTATCACGCTGGAGTCCCATCTGCTCCCTCTGCTCAACCCGCTATACGCCTCTTCGGATCAACCGCCAGATGTAGTGCAGCTGAAAGAATTCCTGAGCCAGGGATACCCACATTTCGTAGTCCGGGACATTCCAGAAGAATCCAATCGTGCTGCTTGTGAGTTGGCTCTCAATGTTTTGCACCTACGGGAGTCCTATATGTTCTTCAATGATCCGCCAGAATGGCTTGTCCCTTACCTAGATCAGTGA